CGTTGATGTAGCGCTTCTCGATGACCAGGGCTTCGTCCCCGGCAGTGCGCAGGCGGTGCACGAAGATGACGGGGTCGCCGGGCTGGATCTGCAGCACGATGGCGATCTCGGGAGTGGCCTCGATCTGCATGGCGCGCAGGACCGTGGTGCGGTGGTCGGGGTGGCGGGCCCATTCCTTGAAGGGCCGGACGCGGAACATGCCCTGCCGGAAGCGTTTGCCGGTGGGGAAGGTGCCGGCGCCCTGGACGCGGTAGACGTAGCCTTCGCGTTCCAGTTCGTCGATGGCGCGGCGGGCGGTCATGCGGGAGACTTCGAATTCACGGGCGAGCTGCGGTTCGCTGGGCAGGGGAGCCCCTCGGCGTAGTGGCCGCCGAGCAGGCGGTCTTTCAGGGTCGTCTTGATGAGCGGGTACTTCGCCATGCATCCCTCCGGGCAGTCCGCTGGCGGGCGGTGCCTGCTTTCATCTTAAGTTTAGTGTACAGGGTACACAAGCTTGTCTAGCTGTCACGCCCCCCGAGACAACGAGCGTTAGGCAAACCAGACGCCCCCGCGACCTGTCAAACGACAGGTCATCAGCCCCCGATATGCGACATCTCCACCTTCGGGCGCAGGGCCGCCGTCGCCTCGCCCCGCTCCTCACTGTACCGGTCCCCCCGGCCCGCCCACACGCCCGCGATCAGCTCCCGCAGCGCCCCGTCCGACGCGCCCCCCCGCAGCGCCGCACGCAGATCCGTGCCGCCCGACGCGAACAGACAGGTGTACAGCACCCCCACCGCCGAGATCCGCGCCCGCGAGCAGTCCCCGCAGAACGGCGCCGTCACCGAACTGATCAGCCCCACCTCACGCCCCACCGGGTCCGCGTACCGCGACGCCACCTCACCCCGGTAGTCCGCGCGCACCGGCCGGAAGTGACCGGCCCCGTCCTCGCCCCCCAGCCGGGCCAGCACCTCCCGGCTGGGCACCACACTGTCCAGATTCCAGCCGTTGTGATTCCCCACGTCCATGAACTCGATGAACCGCACCGGGGCCAGCTCACGCAGCGCCAGCCACAGCTCGCGCAGGCCCGCGTCGTTCACGCCACGCTGCACCACCGTGTTCACCTTCACGCCCAGCCCGGCACTCAGCGCCGCCTCGATCCCGTCCATGACCTTCTGCGGATGAGTCCCCAGGCCGTTCATGCGCCCGAAGACCTCCGGGTCCAGGCTGTCGATGCTGACCGTCACCCGCTTCAATCCCGCCGCCCGCAGGTCCGCCGCCACGCGCGGCAGCAGCAGCCCGTTCGTGGTCATCGCCACGTCCTCCACGTCCGGAATGGCCGCCAGCGCCGCGATCAGGGTGGGCAGGTCCCGCCGCAGGGTCGGCTCGCCGCCCGTGATCCGCAGCTTCCGCACCCCCAGCGACACGAACGCGCGGGCCAGCCGCTCGATCTCCTCGAAACTCAGCAGTTCCGCGCGCGGCAGGAAGGCGTACTCCGGGCCGAACACCTCGGCGGGCATGCAGTACGTGCAGCGCAGGTTGCAGCGGTCCGTGACGCTGATGCGCAGGTCGCGCAGGGGCCTTCCCAGCAGGTCGAGCATTACCCCGCAGGATAGCGGGCGCCGGGTGGGAACTTGGCGGGTCGACTCGCAATCCGCGTGCCGGTTGGAAAAAGGTTGTTCCGCACCCGGTCACGGCCCCTGCCTGATACGGATTCCGTCTGTTTCGTTGACAACCCGGGACACCACCGGGTTGCCAACTCCACGCCCGGAACCCGTTTCGCTCCTGCTCGCTCCGCTCGGGTTGAAAGTTTTTGCAAACCTTTCAACCGGAGTCCATATGAATCCGCTTGCAGGGCCCCCAGCGGGGGCGTACGCTGACCGTACCAGCCACAACCAGCTCGAACGTCGCTCGTCTGCCCACCGCTTCACACGTCCCCCGGAGGTCGTCATGACGGTAACCAGCGCCACGCCCGCCCCACGCAACGCCGCGTACCAGCAACTGGTCGCGCAGCGCAACGCCTTCACCCTCACCATGACCGTCACGTTCCTGGTGCTGTACTTCCTGCTGCCCGTCCTGGCCGGGTACAACAAGCCCCTGATGGCGCAGAAGGTCCTCGGGAACGTCACCTTCGGGTACGTCCTGGCCTTCGCGGAATTCATCATGGGCTGGGTCATGGCGTACATCTACGTCGTCAAGGCCCGCACCTTCGACCGGCTGGCCCAGGAGGCCCGCGCGTGACCTTCCTGCTCGCCGCGATCATCGTCGCCGTCACGCTGGGCGTCACCTTCTGGGCCAGCAAACGCAACACCAGTGCCGGGGACTTCTACGTCGCCGGGGGCCGCATCAGCGCCACCCAGAACGGCATCGCCATCGCCGGGGACTACATGAGCGCCGCCAGCTTCCTGGGCATCACCGGCCTGATCGCCCTGAACGGCTACGACGGCTTCATGTACTCCGTCGGGTGGTTCATCGCGTACCTGACCGTGCTGTTCATCGTCGCCGAACCGCTGCGCAACCTCGGCAAGTACACCCTGGCCGACATGCTGGTCTACCGCCTGAAAGACCCCCGCGTGCGCACCTACGCCGCCGTCAGCACCATCGTGATCAGCACCTTCTACATGATCGCGCAGGTCGTCGGCGCCGGAAGCCTGATCAGCCTGCTCTCCCGGGGCGCGATCAGCGCCGACCTCGCCATTCCGCTCGTCGGCGTACTGATGATCATCTACGTCGTCGTGGGCGGCATGCTGGCCACCACCTGGGTGCAGATCATCAAGGCCATGCTGCTGATGTTCGCCACCATCGTCATGACCGTCCTGATCCTCAGCCGCTTCGGCTGGAGTTTCTCGAGCCTGCTGGGACAGGTGGAAGCCAAGAACGGCGCGGAATTCCTCGGTGCGGGCGTGAAATACAAGAACCCCATCGACCTGATCAGCCTGTGCCTCGCGCTGGTGCTCGGCACCGCCGGCCTGCCCCACATCCTCGTGCGCTTCTTCACCGTCCCCACCGCGCAGGACGCCCGCAAGAGCGTCGTGTGGGCCATGGTCCTGATCGGCGCGTTCTACGTCATGACCGCCTTCATGGGCAACGCCGCCAACGCCCTGCTCGGCAAAGGCGCCATCGAGGCCGCGAACAAGGCCGGGAACATGGCCGCGCCGCTGCTCGCCGAGAACCTCTTCGGTGGGGCGGGCACCCTGGGCGGCGAGTTCGGCCTGGCGTTCGTGACCGCCGTCGCCTTCGCCACCATCCTCGCGGTCGTCGCGGGCCTGACCATCAGCGCGTCCACGAGCTTCACGCACGACATCTACAACGGCGTCCTGAAAGGCGGACAGGCCAGCGAGAAGGACCAGTTCCGCGTCGCCCGCCTCGCCACCGTCGCCGTGGGCGTCGCCGCGATCCTGCTGGGCCTGGCCGCCAAAACCCAGAACGTCGCGTTCCTGGTCGCGCTGGCCTTCGCGCTGGCCGCCAGTGCCAACCTACCGGTCATCCTGTTCACGCTGTTCTGGCGCAAGTTCAACGCCACCGGCGCCATGTGGGGCATCGTGGGCGGCATCCTGTTCACGCTGCTGCTCATCGCCATCAGCCCCAACATCATGAAGATCGACCCGGACACCCTGACCACCGGCCGCCACCTGATCCAGGCGAACGCGATCTTCCCGCTGGAGAACCCCGGCCTGATCAGCATCCCCATGGGCTTCCTGTTCGCGTACCTGGGCACCCTGATCGGCGCCCGCCGCCACACCCCCGAAGACGACCGCGTCTTCGAGGACATGCAGTTCCGCGCCTACACCGGCGCCGGGGTGGACGGCACCGTCGCCGCACACGACTGATATGGACTCCGATTGAATGGCTGACACAGCCGTTCAATCCGAGTGGAGCGAGAAGGAGAGGAACGGGTTCCGGACGTGGAGTGGACGGATCGGCGGTGTTCCGATCTGTCAACGAAACAAACGGAATCCGTATGAACCCAGCATGGGAGGGGGCCCGCACGCTGCGTGACGTGCGGGCCCCCTCTGCTGGCATGGATGCGCTGTTGTGCAGATGCGCCCGCGCGGGACAGGCCCTACCATGGCGCGCGTGACTGCCCTGGCCCGCGCCGCTTCCGCTTACCCGAGCGGGTTCTGGGTGCTGTGGTGGGGCACCCTGATCAACCGCCTGGGTGAGTTCGTGGTGCCGCTGCTGGGCTTCTACCTGACCGCGCACGCGCACCTGGGCGTGACGCAGGTCAGCGTGATCCTGGCGATGCTGGGCCTGGGCCGGTTCGTGTCCGAGGGCCTCAGCGGGCCGCTGACCGACCGGCGCGGCCCGGCCTTCACGATGATCCTCGCGCTGACCGGCGGGGCGGTCATGATCCTGGCGCTGTCGTTCGCGCAGGGCTTCTGGTGGACGGCGGCGGGCGTGCTGGGCTTCTCGCTGCTGTCCGCGCTGTTCAAGCCCGCCGCGAGCACCGCCGTCGCGGAACTCACGCAGGGCCCGCAGCGGACCCGCGCGTACAACCTGCTGTACTGGGCGATCAACGTCGGCGCGGCCACCGCGCCCCTGCTGGGCGGCTGGCTGGCCGGGCGATCCCTGCGACTGCTGTTCTGGCTGGACGCCGCGACCATGGCCGCGTTCGCGCTGCTGCTGACGCTGCTGTACCCGCGCGCTCCCCGCGCCGCGCCGAAGGGCGACGCCCGCACCCGCCGCCTGCTGCCCCGCGACGCACTGCTGTGGCAGTTCTGCCTCGCGTCCCTGCTGTTCGGCCTGACGTACCAGAGTTACAAACTGCTGGCCGTCGTGTTCGCGCAGCAGGGCTACAGCGCCGCCCAGTACGGGCAGGTGCTCGCCGTGAACGGCGGCCTGGTCGTGCTGCTGGGCCTGCCGCTGGGGCACCTGATCGCCCGCAGCGGTCACCCGCGCTGGCAGGCGCTGGGCGCCGCGCTGCTGGGTGCGGGCTTCCTGGGGCACGCCCTGGCGCACACGCTGTGGGCGCACATGCTGGCCGTGGCGGTGTGGACGGTGGGGGAGATCATCGCGTACGGCATCAGCAAGACCATCATCAGCGAACTGGGCCCGCCCGCTCAGCGCGGCACGTACATCGGACTGGTGGGCAGCATGGCAGGCCTGGCGACCCTGCTGGCCCCGCTGCTGGGCGGCGCGCTCCTGCAGACGCTCGGCGCGGGGCGCATGTGGATCGTGATCGCCGCACTGGCGCTCCTGGCCGCGCTGCTGCTGCTGGCCCTCGAAGGGCGCGTCAGGGCGCGGCTGGCGCGGAACGACCCGGCGGGCTAACGGGCGACACTCAGGGTGTTCGGCCCCTGCCGCCGCGCGCGGTACTGCTCGGCGTCCGCCGCGTCCACGAGCAGGTTCACGCCCTGCACGAACCCGCGCCCCACCACGCCCACCGCCACGCTGACCGCGTCCTGCATGCCCGGCACGCCCCAGTCGTAGCCCTGAACGGCGTCAATCACGCGTTCCAGCGGGTGCGTGGCCGCGTCGGGCAGCGTCTCGGGGAAGATCACCATGAACTTGAACCGGTCGAAGCGCGCCACGGTGTCCATGGTCCGCACCTGTCCCTCCAGCACGCGGGCCACGGCACTCAGGACGTTGCTGGTGAACAGGTCCGCCGGGCCGTCGGTGGGCGGCGCCTGCACCTCCACGCCCACGATCGCCAGGGTCAGCGGGGCGCGCAGGCGCACGCAGCGGTTGAAATGCAGCGCCAGGACCTCCAGCCCGAAGGGTCGCGAGTGCGCGCCGCTTTCCGTGTCCAGCATGGACGTGCTGCGCCAGCGTTCCAGCATGACCTGCATGGCGGCCAGCCGGGTGCTGGCGTCCTGCACGCTGCCCTCGATCAGGTGCAGCGTCTCGCGCCGCGCCGCGCGGCACGCCAGGGCCTCGCGTGCCGCGTGCGCGGCCGCCTGCACCTGCGCCTCGCGGTCGGCGTCCCGGCGGCGCTGTCCGTCCAGGCTGGCTGCCCAGGCGCGCAACTGCGCCGCCGCCTCGGCCATGTCCTGCTGCGTCTCGGCCAGATCGGCCAGCGCCAGGTGCGCCCCGGCGATCAGGCCGGGCCGGTCGTGTTCCAGGCCGTACCGCAGCGCCCAGCCCAGCGTGTCCCGCGCCTGCGCGGTTTGATCCTGTCCAGTGTCGCCCTGTCCAGCGAGGTGCGCGGCCAGGGCCAGCAGCGTCCGCCCGTGCTCGTCCGGCCGCGACTGCTCGGTCAGGGCGAGGCTGCGGCGCAGCAGCGCGTGCGCCTCCTGCGGCTGGCCCTGCGCGCCGTGCACCCCGGCGCGGGCGTCCAGCAGCGTCGCGTGCAGCGCGGGCTCGCCGAGGCGTTCGGCCAGGGGCAGCGCCGCGTCCAGGAAACGCGCCGCCCGCTCCGGGTCACCCTGCGCGGCGTGCGCGCGGCCCAGGCCGCCCAGCGCGCGGGCCTGCCCGGCGGTGCCCTCGCCGCGCGTCAGGTGCCCCGCCGCGCGCAGCGGCTCCAGCGCCGCCTGCGGATGCCCGTCGTCCAGGTGCAGTTCCCCCAGGCCCAGCAGCGCCCCGGTCGCCTGTACCCGCGCGTCGTGCGCTTCGGCTAGTTCGGCGGCGCGCGTGAACGCCCCGGCGGCCCGCCCGGCACGCCCCAGCGCCCGCAGGTGTTCACCCAGCCGCACCTGCACGTCCAGTTCGGTCAGGGCCTGCCCGGCCTCTTCGGCCAGTTCGGCGGCGCGCAGCAGCGCCCCAAGCTGCGCGTGCGGGTCGTCCAGCAGCGCCGCCTCGCGCAGCGCGCACGCGAGTTCCTGATCCACGTCCCGCAGCTGCTCGAAGCGTCGCGCGGCGGACCGGACCTGCGCCAGTCCCTCCGGACCGCTCAGCAGGTGACCCAGTCGCAGTTCAGCCCGCGCGGTGCGGGCGGGGTCGTTCAGGCTGGCGGCCAGCGCGCGGGCCTGCTCGGCCAGCGCCACCTGTTCCAGCAGCGGGTGAGGGTGCGCGGACAGTTCCAGCAGCGCGTCGACCCGCGCGGGGCTGTGCTCCTGGGGAAGCAGCGCCTCGAAGGGGTGCAGGTGGGCGGGGAGGTCCATCAGGACGTCCAGGCGCGGCGGGTGCGGGACATGACCCACAGTACGTGCCTTCAGGCCGCGCGGGAAGGGGGCAGCCCCCGCGCGCACCGGGGGGGGAGGGGGGAGCGGATCAGAGCCGCCGGTAGTACAGGCGCGTGCCGGTCAGGCCCCCGTGGGGTTTCAGGGCGTAATCGGGGATTTCCCCGGCGAACACGTACCCGGCGCGTTCGTACAGGCCCGACGCGCCGCCCTCGCTGGCGGTGTCCAGCACGAGCAGCGTGCGGCCGTGCGCGCGGGCCAGGGCCTCGGCCTCGCGCAGCAGCGTCAGGGCCAGTCCGCGCCCGCGCGCGTCCGGGGCGGTCATCATCTTGGCGATCTCGGCGCGGTGCGGCTGGTTGGGCGGGCAGTCGAGGATCAGCGTGACGGTGGACAGGAGCCTCGCGCCCTGCCACGCGCCCAGCACGACGCGTTCGCCACGCGCGGCGGCCGTCAGCGAACCCTCCCAGAACGCGCGGGCCTGCGCGGGGGCCAGGGGGTGCATGAAGCTCACGGAGCCCCCGGCGGCGACGGTGGCGATCAGCAGGTCGCTCAGGGCGTCCAGGGTTTCGGGAGTGGCGCTCAGCGGCTCGATACGGACGGTGTCGGTCATGGGGTTACCTCCGGGCGAGAAAGACGGCGTACGTGCAGGGCTGAGTGCCAGGATTCTCGAAGGTCACGTCGCAGGGCGTCCCGAAGCCCAGGCTGTCGCCCGCCGCCAACATCCAGGTCAGGTCGGGCGCGCGGTGCTCGGTCAGGCGCAGTTCACCCGACTGCACCCACACCACCTGCTGGATGTGCGCGTACGAACTGGCGGGCAGCGTGACGCTCGCCCCGGCCGGGAGGGTGACCTGCACGGCCTCCAGCGGGTGCGCGGGTGTGGCGAACAGCTGGCGGCGGGTGTACCCGGTCGCGGGGTCACGCCACTCGGGCTGCTGCGCGGCGCGTGACAGGCGCTCGTGCTCGCGCCCCCCACCACCACCACCCTCGGCGCGCAGGAGCAGGCCCGCCAGGGTCAGGTCGAACGCCCCGGCGAGGCGCAGCAGCGTGACGGCGGTGGGGCTCATCTCGCCGCGCTCGATGCGGCTCACGGCGGCCTTCGACACCCCGGCCCGGCCCGCCAGGGTCGCCTGCGTCCAGCCGCGCGCCTCCCGCTCGGCTGTGATCTGCTGCGCCAGTCGCTGCGCGGCCTGCTCAGTCGCGTCTCCACCGCTGTTGCTGATCGTAGACATAAGTTGATTTTCCGCAACACGGTGTTCCCGTGTCAAGACCGAAGCTGACCGCTTGCAC
This region of Deinococcus sp. JMULE3 genomic DNA includes:
- a CDS encoding cation acetate symporter yields the protein MTFLLAAIIVAVTLGVTFWASKRNTSAGDFYVAGGRISATQNGIAIAGDYMSAASFLGITGLIALNGYDGFMYSVGWFIAYLTVLFIVAEPLRNLGKYTLADMLVYRLKDPRVRTYAAVSTIVISTFYMIAQVVGAGSLISLLSRGAISADLAIPLVGVLMIIYVVVGGMLATTWVQIIKAMLLMFATIVMTVLILSRFGWSFSSLLGQVEAKNGAEFLGAGVKYKNPIDLISLCLALVLGTAGLPHILVRFFTVPTAQDARKSVVWAMVLIGAFYVMTAFMGNAANALLGKGAIEAANKAGNMAAPLLAENLFGGAGTLGGEFGLAFVTAVAFATILAVVAGLTISASTSFTHDIYNGVLKGGQASEKDQFRVARLATVAVGVAAILLGLAAKTQNVAFLVALAFALAASANLPVILFTLFWRKFNATGAMWGIVGGILFTLLLIAISPNIMKIDPDTLTTGRHLIQANAIFPLENPGLISIPMGFLFAYLGTLIGARRHTPEDDRVFEDMQFRAYTGAGVDGTVAAHD
- a CDS encoding MFS transporter; protein product: MTALARAASAYPSGFWVLWWGTLINRLGEFVVPLLGFYLTAHAHLGVTQVSVILAMLGLGRFVSEGLSGPLTDRRGPAFTMILALTGGAVMILALSFAQGFWWTAAGVLGFSLLSALFKPAASTAVAELTQGPQRTRAYNLLYWAINVGAATAPLLGGWLAGRSLRLLFWLDAATMAAFALLLTLLYPRAPRAAPKGDARTRRLLPRDALLWQFCLASLLFGLTYQSYKLLAVVFAQQGYSAAQYGQVLAVNGGLVVLLGLPLGHLIARSGHPRWQALGAALLGAGFLGHALAHTLWAHMLAVAVWTVGEIIAYGISKTIISELGPPAQRGTYIGLVGSMAGLATLLAPLLGGALLQTLGAGRMWIVIAALALLAALLLLALEGRVRARLARNDPAG
- a CDS encoding N-acetyltransferase, with protein sequence MTDTVRIEPLSATPETLDALSDLLIATVAAGGSVSFMHPLAPAQARAFWEGSLTAAARGERVVLGAWQGARLLSTVTLILDCPPNQPHRAEIAKMMTAPDARGRGLALTLLREAEALARAHGRTLLVLDTASEGGASGLYERAGYVFAGEIPDYALKPHGGLTGTRLYYRRL
- the moaA gene encoding GTP 3',8-cyclase MoaA codes for the protein MLDLLGRPLRDLRISVTDRCNLRCTYCMPAEVFGPEYAFLPRAELLSFEEIERLARAFVSLGVRKLRITGGEPTLRRDLPTLIAALAAIPDVEDVAMTTNGLLLPRVAADLRAAGLKRVTVSIDSLDPEVFGRMNGLGTHPQKVMDGIEAALSAGLGVKVNTVVQRGVNDAGLRELWLALRELAPVRFIEFMDVGNHNGWNLDSVVPSREVLARLGGEDGAGHFRPVRADYRGEVASRYADPVGREVGLISSVTAPFCGDCSRARISAVGVLYTCLFASGGTDLRAALRGGASDGALRELIAGVWAGRGDRYSEERGEATAALRPKVEMSHIGG
- a CDS encoding tetratricopeptide repeat protein, yielding MGHVPHPPRLDVLMDLPAHLHPFEALLPQEHSPARVDALLELSAHPHPLLEQVALAEQARALAASLNDPARTARAELRLGHLLSGPEGLAQVRSAARRFEQLRDVDQELACALREAALLDDPHAQLGALLRAAELAEEAGQALTELDVQVRLGEHLRALGRAGRAAGAFTRAAELAEAHDARVQATGALLGLGELHLDDGHPQAALEPLRAAGHLTRGEGTAGQARALGGLGRAHAAQGDPERAARFLDAALPLAERLGEPALHATLLDARAGVHGAQGQPQEAHALLRRSLALTEQSRPDEHGRTLLALAAHLAGQGDTGQDQTAQARDTLGWALRYGLEHDRPGLIAGAHLALADLAETQQDMAEAAAQLRAWAASLDGQRRRDADREAQVQAAAHAAREALACRAARRETLHLIEGSVQDASTRLAAMQVMLERWRSTSMLDTESGAHSRPFGLEVLALHFNRCVRLRAPLTLAIVGVEVQAPPTDGPADLFTSNVLSAVARVLEGQVRTMDTVARFDRFKFMVIFPETLPDAATHPLERVIDAVQGYDWGVPGMQDAVSVAVGVVGRGFVQGVNLLVDAADAEQYRARRQGPNTLSVAR
- a CDS encoding XRE family transcriptional regulator; this encodes MSTISNSGGDATEQAAQRLAQQITAEREARGWTQATLAGRAGVSKAAVSRIERGEMSPTAVTLLRLAGAFDLTLAGLLLRAEGGGGGGREHERLSRAAQQPEWRDPATGYTRRQLFATPAHPLEAVQVTLPAGASVTLPASSYAHIQQVVWVQSGELRLTEHRAPDLTWMLAAGDSLGFGTPCDVTFENPGTQPCTYAVFLARR
- a CDS encoding DUF485 domain-containing protein → MTVTSATPAPRNAAYQQLVAQRNAFTLTMTVTFLVLYFLLPVLAGYNKPLMAQKVLGNVTFGYVLAFAEFIMGWVMAYIYVVKARTFDRLAQEARA